From uncultured Desulfobacter sp., the proteins below share one genomic window:
- a CDS encoding IS66 family transposase: protein MTRDTLKDAESLDEVKEIALNLFDENIILQEQIKSLQDRLFGRKSEKTPKDGEQMSLFDMPEPDLPILNEDDTVTITEHSRKKRGRKPLPADLPRVDVVHKLSENDRKCDCGCLKDKIGEEVSEQLDYIPAKVRVIRNIRYKYACKNCEGVEDEGPTVSIARMPDQIIPKSIATPGLLAHILTAKFADALPFYRQEKQFARIGIELARSTMCKWGMKVADACEIIIGMMKDDILANPMIGIDETPLQVLKGPRKSKSYMWIFRGGPPDKPIILFEYHPTRSGDVVSTFLNGFKGIVQTDGYAGYDFLDTKKDIVHVGCWVHARRKFKEVTKALGNKANSSGNAGSALLYISKLYKIEKEAREQGFSAKQLYNKRQSQAIPILTEFKKWLDERVNKVPPKSLLGKAINYTIGQWPRLVQYTTEGFIRPDNNLVENAIRPFVIGRKNWLFSDTVQGAKASAAIYSLIETAKSNGLEPYWYLKYLFQYLPEAMTNDDFQALLPYNVKKEKISESVPC from the coding sequence ATGACAAGAGACACTCTCAAAGATGCTGAAAGCCTGGATGAAGTCAAAGAAATCGCTCTGAATTTGTTTGATGAAAACATAATTCTTCAAGAGCAGATTAAATCCCTCCAGGACAGGCTTTTTGGTCGCAAATCAGAAAAAACGCCCAAAGATGGCGAGCAAATGTCTCTTTTTGATATGCCGGAACCTGATCTTCCGATTCTGAATGAAGATGATACCGTCACCATTACAGAGCATTCCCGCAAAAAACGCGGCCGCAAACCACTGCCGGCAGATCTTCCCCGTGTCGATGTTGTTCATAAACTCAGTGAGAATGACAGAAAATGCGATTGCGGCTGCTTGAAAGATAAGATCGGTGAAGAAGTCTCTGAGCAGCTTGATTATATCCCAGCCAAGGTTCGGGTGATTCGAAATATCCGGTATAAATACGCCTGTAAAAATTGCGAGGGGGTTGAAGATGAAGGCCCCACCGTATCTATTGCCAGGATGCCGGATCAGATTATTCCCAAAAGTATTGCCACTCCGGGACTGCTTGCCCATATCCTGACCGCCAAATTTGCAGATGCACTGCCATTTTATCGCCAGGAAAAGCAGTTTGCCAGAATCGGCATTGAGCTTGCCAGATCAACCATGTGTAAATGGGGCATGAAGGTGGCAGATGCCTGTGAAATTATCATCGGCATGATGAAGGACGACATCCTGGCCAACCCCATGATTGGTATTGATGAAACTCCTCTCCAAGTTTTAAAGGGACCACGGAAATCCAAATCTTATATGTGGATTTTCAGGGGTGGACCACCAGACAAGCCGATTATCCTGTTCGAATATCACCCGACAAGGTCTGGGGATGTGGTTTCAACATTTTTGAACGGTTTTAAGGGCATCGTCCAGACGGACGGATATGCTGGGTATGATTTCCTGGATACCAAAAAAGATATTGTTCATGTTGGGTGCTGGGTTCATGCTCGTCGGAAGTTTAAAGAGGTAACCAAAGCGCTTGGCAACAAGGCAAATTCTTCCGGAAATGCCGGTTCGGCATTGTTGTATATCAGCAAGCTTTATAAAATTGAAAAAGAAGCACGGGAACAAGGGTTTTCTGCGAAACAATTGTACAATAAGAGACAATCCCAGGCGATTCCAATTCTTACCGAGTTTAAGAAGTGGCTTGATGAAAGAGTAAACAAGGTTCCTCCCAAAAGCCTGCTTGGCAAGGCGATCAATTATACCATCGGCCAATGGCCCCGATTGGTCCAATACACAACTGAAGGGTTCATTCGACCGGACAACAATTTGGTTGAAAATGCCATCCGGCCTTTTGTCATCGGTCGTAAAAACTGGCTGTTTTCTGATACGGTTCAAGGTGCAAAGGCGAGTGCGGCAATTTACAGTTTGATAGAGACTGCAAAATCCAATGGACTGGAACCGTACTGGTATCTCAAGTACCTGTTTCAGTATCTGCCTGAGGCAATGACAAATGATGATTTTCAAGCGTTGCTCCCCTATAATGTGAAAAAAGAAAAAATTTCTGAATCTGTCCCTTGCTGA
- the tnpB gene encoding IS66 family insertion sequence element accessory protein TnpB (TnpB, as the term is used for proteins encoded by IS66 family insertion elements, is considered an accessory protein, since TnpC, encoded by a neighboring gene, is a DDE family transposase.): MMNFSPDTKVYLAVGTTDMRKAINGLSVIVSERMQLDIFSGSLFVFCNRAQTILKILYWDKNGFCLWQKRLEKDRFKWPNSPKDVMNITSRELTWLVDGLNINQAHKPLKYSMIF, translated from the coding sequence ATGATGAACTTTTCACCAGACACAAAAGTCTATCTGGCTGTGGGTACTACTGACATGCGCAAAGCGATTAACGGCCTTTCCGTTATCGTAAGCGAACGAATGCAGTTGGATATATTTTCAGGATCCCTGTTTGTGTTCTGCAACCGGGCACAAACCATTTTAAAAATTTTATACTGGGATAAAAACGGTTTTTGCCTGTGGCAAAAGCGCCTTGAAAAAGACCGGTTCAAATGGCCGAATTCACCAAAAGATGTCATGAATATTACAAGCCGGGAACTGACCTGGCTGGTCGATGGACTGAATATAAATCAGGCTCATAAACCCCTAAAATACTCTATGATTTTTTAG
- a CDS encoding IS66 family insertion sequence element accessory protein TnpB gives MPRSRKATNEKLSRYWKSNIERWATSGLTQTEYCRRNDLSKDRFTYWKRKFKRQNLPVEFIQLPIPANIHTTGLKLNLGQGVQIEIPDGFTSETLERVLATLRSIS, from the coding sequence ATGCCAAGATCAAGAAAAGCAACAAATGAAAAACTTAGCAGATACTGGAAATCAAACATCGAACGTTGGGCGACATCAGGGCTGACCCAGACAGAATATTGCAGACGCAATGACCTGTCCAAAGACAGGTTCACATATTGGAAAAGAAAATTTAAAAGACAAAACCTTCCTGTAGAATTTATCCAGTTGCCGATACCCGCCAATATTCATACGACCGGGTTGAAGTTGAACCTTGGCCAGGGTGTACAAATAGAAATCCCGGACGGTTTCACCAGCGAGACGCTTGAAAGGGTTCTTGCAACCTTGAGATCCATCTCATGA